In Halobaculum rubrum, the following are encoded in one genomic region:
- a CDS encoding SDR family oxidoreductase produces MDGTTAVVTGGTRGVGGAVASAFVEAGAHVVVCSRDGDTVEETVEELSRTGDASGLRADVRDEFDLERLMEHADRAGERDGIDTLVANAGVNHGAPGEMPLDDEPYSRFDDTLRTNVRGVFATVREAVPYLTDDARVLVPSGSIARDAKPGMGAYAVSKAGAEAVVRQAHADLDATAMTLDLGLVDTALTGNQGGRGPEEIAPMFVWAATDAAPDDHGGTVVGLREWKSATR; encoded by the coding sequence ATGGACGGAACTACCGCGGTCGTCACCGGCGGAACGCGCGGCGTCGGGGGCGCCGTCGCCTCGGCGTTCGTCGAGGCCGGCGCCCACGTCGTCGTCTGCTCGCGCGACGGCGACACAGTCGAGGAGACGGTCGAGGAGCTCTCACGCACCGGCGACGCCTCGGGCCTCCGGGCGGACGTGCGCGACGAGTTCGACCTCGAACGCCTCATGGAGCACGCCGACCGCGCGGGCGAACGCGACGGGATCGACACCCTCGTCGCCAACGCGGGCGTCAACCACGGGGCGCCCGGCGAGATGCCGCTGGACGACGAGCCGTACAGCCGCTTCGACGACACGCTCCGCACGAACGTTCGCGGCGTGTTCGCGACGGTGCGGGAGGCCGTCCCGTACCTGACCGACGACGCGCGGGTCCTCGTCCCCTCGGGGTCGATCGCCCGCGACGCGAAGCCGGGCATGGGCGCGTACGCCGTCTCGAAGGCCGGCGCCGAGGCGGTCGTCCGGCAGGCGCACGCCGACCTGGACGCGACGGCGATGACGCTCGATCTGGGACTGGTCGACACAGCGCTCACGGGGAACCAGGGCGGCAGGGGGCCCGAAGAGATCGCGCCGATGTTCGTGTGGGCGGCGACCGACGCCGCCCCCGACGACCACGGCGGCACGGTCGTCGGACTCAGGGAGTGGAAGTCGGCGACGCGGTAG
- a CDS encoding DUF106 domain-containing protein, producing MARIEKRTRELASESEMREAIELVLERAEDGEIRWIDVREDLSSGQWGRLIERGLLEDGEAGFALADRDAIEAGLEAPDDDDGASGGSDVEIPDSEGATWSIYDKGAAVVTLLFFVGYSYGPVRSVVGEAMDVVLGPLQDLLPLYAVIMIIATLTGLYSTLLRANLMDMDRMAAYQQRMKDIQERRKEAKERGDDEAMDAIQEEQMEAMGDQLGMFKEQFRPMVWIMVLTIPAFLWMYWKIGFRGAEGQPGLDLQPIVLPIAGQVTWTDTLFVMPTWIIWYFLCSMAFTQIIQKGLNISMSPSTS from the coding sequence ATGGCACGAATCGAGAAGCGCACTCGGGAGCTCGCCTCCGAGTCCGAGATGCGCGAGGCGATCGAACTCGTCCTCGAACGCGCGGAGGACGGCGAGATCCGGTGGATCGACGTCCGGGAGGACCTCTCGAGCGGGCAGTGGGGCCGCCTCATCGAGCGCGGGCTCCTCGAGGACGGCGAGGCGGGCTTCGCGCTCGCCGACCGCGACGCGATCGAGGCCGGGCTCGAGGCGCCCGACGACGACGACGGCGCGAGCGGCGGAAGCGACGTCGAGATCCCCGACTCAGAGGGGGCGACCTGGAGCATCTACGACAAGGGCGCGGCCGTCGTGACGCTGTTGTTCTTCGTCGGCTACTCGTACGGACCGGTTCGCAGCGTCGTCGGCGAGGCGATGGACGTAGTGCTTGGCCCACTGCAGGACCTGTTGCCGCTGTACGCGGTCATCATGATTATCGCGACGCTCACCGGGCTGTACTCCACGCTCCTGCGCGCGAACCTGATGGACATGGACCGGATGGCCGCCTATCAACAGCGGATGAAGGACATCCAGGAGCGCCGCAAGGAGGCGAAAGAGCGCGGCGACGACGAGGCGATGGACGCGATCCAGGAGGAGCAGATGGAGGCGATGGGCGACCAGCTCGGCATGTTCAAAGAGCAGTTCCGCCCGATGGTGTGGATCATGGTGCTGACGATCCCGGCGTTCCTGTGGATGTACTGGAAGATCGGCTTCCGCGGCGCCGAGGGACAGCCCGGTCTCGACCTCCAGCCGATCGTCCTCCCCATCGCGGGCCAGGTCACGTGGACGGACACGCTGTTCGTCATGCCCACCTGGATCATCTGGTACTTCCTGTGCTCGATGGCGTTCACCCAGATCATCCAGAAGGGACTCAACATCTCGATGTCGCCGTCGACGTCGTAA
- a CDS encoding adenylate kinase, which yields MADHRILLLGPPGAGKGTQATRLADEYGLDHITTGDALRQNKDMETEYGTPGEFMDAGELVPDPVVNEIVVAALESADGFVLDGYPRNLDQAEFLSEETELDHVVFFEVPEEELLARLTGRRVCDECGATYHVEFDQPEEAGVCDECGGDLIQREDDTEETAHERLRVYRENTEPVVRHYREEGVLVEVSGEGTPDDVFESLSDVVEG from the coding sequence ATGGCAGACCATCGAATCCTGCTGCTCGGTCCGCCGGGCGCCGGCAAGGGTACCCAGGCGACGCGACTCGCCGACGAGTACGGCCTGGACCACATCACGACCGGCGACGCGCTCCGGCAGAACAAAGACATGGAGACGGAGTACGGCACGCCCGGCGAGTTCATGGACGCCGGCGAGCTCGTCCCCGACCCCGTGGTCAACGAGATCGTCGTCGCCGCCCTGGAGAGCGCCGACGGCTTCGTCCTCGACGGCTACCCGCGCAACCTCGACCAGGCGGAGTTCCTGAGCGAGGAGACCGAGCTGGATCACGTGGTCTTCTTCGAGGTGCCCGAAGAGGAGCTGCTGGCCCGACTCACCGGCCGCCGGGTCTGCGACGAGTGCGGCGCCACCTACCACGTGGAGTTCGACCAGCCCGAGGAGGCGGGCGTGTGCGACGAGTGCGGCGGCGACCTGATTCAGCGCGAGGACGACACCGAGGAGACGGCCCACGAGCGCCTGCGCGTCTACCGCGAGAACACCGAGCCGGTCGTCCGACACTACCGCGAGGAGGGCGTGCTCGTCGAGGTGTCCGGCGAAGGGACGCCCGACGACGTGTTCGAGAGCCTCAGCGACGTCGTCGAGGGCTGA
- a CDS encoding GNAT family N-acetyltransferase, producing the protein MTGRELARDDPDHEFAIRQARESDVEHVVRFTRDTWGDRHGDYLPDVFDEMVATDGPRQRTLVVDVDDGADVAGVLQCVMLSDTEAWAQAMRVNPDYRGRNLSPELSRAAFRWARDRGAVVCRNMVFSWNVAGLGQSRSVGFDPGTEFRWLQPDPDADADPALDVVADPDAAWAYWSRSDAREHLRGLAMDDEESWACSELTRADLRDAADRDGLFVVVDGGTRAMSALAYTYDRENEEGVEETWGVYHVAAWDHTEALDALTDAIARDAAARGVDDTRILIPEGVRWVSDAAATRTAVSDEPDFVLAADLTDESLF; encoded by the coding sequence ATGACCGGACGAGAACTCGCCCGCGACGACCCCGACCACGAGTTCGCGATCCGGCAGGCCCGCGAGTCGGACGTCGAACACGTCGTCCGCTTCACGCGCGACACGTGGGGCGACAGACACGGCGATTACCTCCCGGACGTGTTCGACGAGATGGTCGCCACGGACGGGCCGCGACAGCGCACGCTCGTCGTCGACGTGGACGACGGCGCCGACGTGGCGGGCGTCCTCCAGTGCGTCATGCTCTCGGACACCGAGGCGTGGGCGCAGGCGATGCGCGTCAACCCCGACTACCGCGGCCGGAATCTGTCGCCGGAACTGTCGCGGGCGGCGTTCCGCTGGGCGCGCGACCGCGGCGCGGTCGTCTGCCGGAACATGGTGTTCTCGTGGAACGTCGCCGGGCTGGGCCAGTCGCGCTCGGTCGGCTTCGACCCGGGGACGGAGTTCCGCTGGCTCCAGCCGGACCCGGACGCGGACGCCGACCCCGCGCTCGACGTGGTCGCCGACCCCGACGCGGCGTGGGCGTACTGGAGCCGCAGCGACGCGCGCGAGCACCTCCGCGGGCTCGCGATGGACGACGAGGAGTCGTGGGCCTGCTCGGAGCTGACGCGCGCCGATCTCCGGGACGCGGCCGACCGCGACGGCCTGTTCGTCGTCGTCGACGGCGGCACCCGAGCGATGTCGGCGCTGGCGTACACGTACGACCGCGAGAACGAGGAGGGCGTCGAGGAGACGTGGGGCGTCTATCACGTCGCCGCGTGGGACCACACCGAGGCACTGGACGCGCTGACGGACGCGATCGCCCGCGACGCCGCCGCCCGCGGCGTCGACGACACCCGAATCTTGATCCCGGAGGGCGTCCGCTGGGTGTCCGACGCCGCCGCGACGCGAACGGCGGTCTCCGACGAACCGGACTTCGTGCTCGCCGCGGACCTCACCGACGAGTCGCTGTTCTGA
- the gatD gene encoding Glu-tRNA(Gln) amidotransferase subunit GatD, which produces MTPSPGDRVRVDRAGVTDEGVLMPSSDEDHLVLKLEGGYNVGVDRADAAVEVLERGARTVDADADDDEAHASAVEFDDDLPTVALISTGGTIASTVDYRTGAVTARFDAEDVLRAVPDLAGRANYRGRVVANILSENMNPEIWTDLAEAVREEIEAGADGVVVMHGTDTMQYSASALSFMLDTPVPVVFTGSQRSADRPSSDNVMNAVCAVEAAKSDCAEVMVCMHGTPSDDHCALHRGTRVRKNHTSRRDAFETVGAAPLGRVEYDPHEDRVDVSYREGKTYARRGGADLELAPDLVEDVELVKFTPGMDPAALDYLDGKSGVVIEGTGLGHVHTDLIPRFEELVDDGTTVVMTSQCLEGRVCDRVYDTGRDLLDAGVVEAGDTLPGTAKVKLLWALANVADAEDAMGRDLAGELTEESKPWG; this is translated from the coding sequence ATGACCCCGAGCCCCGGAGACCGCGTCCGCGTCGACCGCGCGGGCGTCACCGACGAGGGCGTGTTGATGCCGTCGAGCGACGAGGACCACCTCGTGCTCAAGCTGGAGGGCGGGTACAACGTCGGCGTCGACCGCGCCGACGCCGCCGTCGAGGTGCTGGAGCGCGGCGCCCGAACCGTCGACGCCGACGCTGACGACGACGAGGCCCACGCCTCCGCCGTCGAGTTCGACGACGACCTCCCGACGGTCGCGCTCATCTCCACCGGCGGAACCATCGCCTCCACCGTCGACTACCGCACCGGCGCCGTCACCGCCCGCTTCGACGCCGAGGACGTCCTCCGCGCCGTGCCGGACCTGGCCGGTCGCGCGAACTACCGCGGCCGCGTCGTCGCCAACATCCTCTCGGAGAACATGAACCCCGAGATATGGACCGACCTCGCCGAGGCTGTCCGCGAGGAGATCGAGGCGGGCGCCGACGGCGTCGTCGTCATGCACGGCACCGACACGATGCAGTACTCCGCGTCGGCGCTGTCGTTCATGCTCGACACGCCGGTTCCGGTCGTGTTCACCGGCAGCCAGCGCTCGGCGGACCGTCCCTCCTCGGACAACGTGATGAACGCCGTCTGTGCCGTCGAGGCCGCCAAGTCCGACTGCGCGGAGGTGATGGTCTGCATGCACGGGACGCCCTCGGACGACCACTGCGCGCTCCACCGCGGCACGCGCGTCCGCAAGAACCACACCTCCCGCCGGGACGCCTTCGAGACCGTCGGCGCCGCGCCGCTGGGTCGGGTCGAGTACGACCCTCACGAGGACCGCGTCGACGTGTCCTACCGCGAGGGAAAGACGTACGCCCGCCGCGGCGGCGCGGACCTCGAGCTCGCGCCCGACCTCGTCGAGGACGTGGAACTGGTGAAGTTCACGCCCGGCATGGACCCCGCGGCGCTCGACTACCTCGACGGGAAGTCCGGCGTCGTGATCGAGGGGACCGGCCTCGGACACGTTCACACCGACCTGATCCCGCGGTTCGAGGAGCTCGTCGACGACGGCACCACGGTCGTCATGACGAGCCAGTGTCTGGAGGGGCGGGTCTGTGACCGCGTGTACGACACCGGCCGCGACCTGCTCGACGCCGGCGTCGTCGAGGCGGGCGACACCCTCCCCGGCACGGCGAAGGTGAAGCTGCTGTGGGCGCTCGCGAACGTCGCCGACGCCGAGGACGCGATGGGACGCGACCTGGCTGGCGAACTGACCGAGGAGTCGAAGCCGTGGGGATGA
- a CDS encoding ArsR/SmtB family transcription factor codes for MDSAVLLDLLGNENRRRILRLLSHKPCYVTEISEYLGVSPKAVIDHLRKLEDAGLIESHTDDRRRKYFHIARDVRLEVNVSRHGFGTKSAYPANPSLDIQGSCPHMHIDLELRSADGDRDGGGADGADAGVNGDAAADGVDDDRGDLAQLAAEFDELQDLENELSLAQRWVHGRMSDLLDRVNDRLGVDADSRFYAKLLAAVTSTDGSHRAVVDEVDADPEAVEDGLRRLADADLIARESDRWQLVG; via the coding sequence ATGGACTCCGCGGTACTGCTCGATCTCCTCGGAAACGAGAACCGCCGGCGTATCCTCCGGCTGCTCTCACACAAGCCGTGTTACGTCACCGAGATCAGCGAGTACCTCGGCGTGTCGCCGAAGGCGGTCATCGACCACCTGCGGAAACTGGAGGACGCGGGCCTCATCGAGAGCCACACCGACGACCGACGGCGGAAGTACTTCCACATCGCTCGGGACGTGCGCCTGGAGGTGAACGTCTCCCGACACGGGTTCGGCACGAAGTCCGCGTACCCCGCGAACCCGAGCCTCGATATCCAGGGCAGCTGCCCCCACATGCATATCGACCTGGAGCTTCGGTCGGCCGACGGCGACCGCGATGGCGGCGGTGCCGACGGCGCTGACGCGGGTGTCAACGGCGACGCGGCCGCTGACGGCGTCGACGACGACCGCGGGGATCTGGCCCAACTGGCCGCCGAGTTCGACGAGCTACAGGACCTGGAGAACGAGCTCTCGCTCGCACAGCGGTGGGTCCACGGGCGAATGAGCGACCTCCTCGACCGGGTGAACGACCGACTCGGCGTTGACGCCGACTCCCGATTTTATGCGAAGCTTCTCGCGGCCGTCACGTCGACCGACGGCTCACACCGAGCCGTCGTCGACGAGGTTGACGCCGACCCCGAGGCCGTCGAGGACGGGCTGCGGCGGCTCGCGGATGCGGACCTGATCGCGCGCGAGTCCGATCGCTGGCAGCTCGTCGGGTGA
- a CDS encoding DUF1405 domain-containing protein, giving the protein MVDDTEAQRTRNPVPEALAEFYLTTPATLGLLLVVNALAFLVGVRYYVETMPAVATYLWPLYGDSPAAVALGTLVLAALVPFAGYRLSSVPRSTLLSVLSTLAVVWLVKTGLWTFIALNVPFVRPDLPADLYVGFDADSLWAYWGILATHAAFLAEALLIARVGRTSRSILGGVALLALANDLFDYGYLLGLPLANHPPVRYDPGWTLALGSIAATFVAVAVAAAVLPSGDGDDRRRGP; this is encoded by the coding sequence GTGGTCGACGACACCGAAGCGCAACGGACGCGCAACCCCGTCCCGGAGGCGCTCGCAGAGTTCTACCTCACGACGCCCGCCACGCTCGGGCTGCTCCTCGTCGTCAACGCGCTCGCCTTTCTCGTCGGCGTGCGCTACTACGTGGAGACGATGCCCGCGGTTGCGACGTACCTGTGGCCGCTGTACGGCGACTCGCCGGCGGCGGTCGCGCTCGGGACGCTCGTGCTCGCGGCGCTGGTTCCGTTCGCCGGCTACCGCCTGTCGTCGGTGCCCCGCTCGACGCTGTTGTCGGTGCTGTCGACGCTGGCGGTCGTCTGGCTGGTCAAGACGGGCCTGTGGACGTTCATCGCGCTCAACGTTCCGTTCGTCCGGCCCGACCTCCCGGCGGACCTGTACGTCGGCTTCGACGCCGACTCGCTGTGGGCGTACTGGGGGATCCTCGCCACGCACGCCGCCTTCCTCGCGGAGGCGCTGTTGATCGCCCGCGTCGGGCGCACCTCGCGGTCGATCCTGGGCGGCGTCGCGCTGCTGGCGCTCGCGAACGACCTCTTCGACTACGGCTACCTTCTGGGACTCCCGCTCGCGAACCACCCGCCCGTTCGGTACGACCCCGGCTGGACGCTCGCGCTGGGGTCGATTGCGGCGACATTCGTCGCGGTCGCGGTCGCGGCCGCCGTCCTGCCGTCGGGCGATGGCGACGACCGGCGACGCGGCCCTTAA
- a CDS encoding DUF1405 domain-containing protein has protein sequence MSLLADLTADDGLPERPDLPWYVAPLPRAVENLGLRLAWVVVAVNLVGTAFGFWYYGVHPLPLSDPLITWQLGGTPPSMWAFVPDSPVATLFIALALGLWKLGRSDEYVNALAFFGCWKLGLWTPFVLLAFADGFTAANPLPMYLFLLFSHLAMTVEGFLLYRISGFPVRAVAVAVAWYGLNDVVDYFIPVAGTPHHTLMPGQVLLESGIGFTHPSPTHEIAAAGAVVLTLTATFLVLATRVKLLEAGTLRP, from the coding sequence ATGAGCCTCCTCGCCGACCTGACCGCCGACGACGGTCTCCCCGAACGTCCCGATCTCCCGTGGTACGTCGCGCCGCTCCCCCGCGCGGTCGAGAACCTCGGCCTCCGGCTCGCGTGGGTCGTCGTCGCCGTCAACCTCGTCGGCACCGCCTTCGGCTTCTGGTACTACGGGGTTCATCCGCTGCCGCTGTCGGACCCGCTGATCACCTGGCAGCTCGGCGGAACGCCGCCGAGCATGTGGGCGTTCGTCCCCGACTCGCCGGTCGCGACGCTGTTCATCGCGCTCGCGCTCGGCCTCTGGAAGCTCGGGCGGTCGGACGAGTACGTGAACGCGCTGGCCTTCTTCGGCTGCTGGAAGCTGGGGCTGTGGACGCCGTTCGTCCTCCTTGCGTTCGCCGACGGCTTCACGGCCGCCAACCCGCTCCCGATGTATCTGTTCCTCCTGTTCTCGCATCTCGCGATGACCGTCGAGGGCTTCCTTCTCTATCGGATCTCGGGGTTCCCGGTGCGCGCGGTCGCCGTCGCCGTCGCGTGGTACGGCCTCAACGACGTGGTCGACTACTTCATCCCCGTCGCCGGGACGCCCCACCACACGCTCATGCCCGGACAGGTGCTCCTCGAGTCGGGGATCGGCTTCACGCACCCGTCGCCGACCCACGAGATCGCCGCCGCCGGCGCGGTCGTCCTCACGCTCACGGCGACGTTCCTCGTGCTGGCGACGCGGGTGAAACTGCTCGAAGCGGGGACGCTCCGTCCCTGA